The Macaca fascicularis isolate 582-1 chromosome 1, T2T-MFA8v1.1 genome includes a window with the following:
- the RHOU gene encoding rho-related GTP-binding protein RhoU, with amino-acid sequence MPPQQGDPAFPDRCEAPPVPPRRERGGRGGRGPGEPGGRGRAGGAEGRGVKCVLVGDGAVGKTSLVVSYTTNGYPTEYIPTAFDNFSAVVSVDGRPVRLQLCDTAGQDEFDKLRPLCYTNTDIFLLCFSVVSPSSFQNVSEKWVPEIRCHCPKAPIILVGTQSDLREDVKILIELDKCKEKPVPEEAAKLCAEEIKAASYIECSALTQKNLKEVFDAAIVAGIQYSDTQQQPKKSKSRTPDKMKNLSKSWWKKYCCFV; translated from the exons ATGCCCCCGCAGCAGGGGGACCCCGCGTTCCCCGACCGCTGCGAGGCGCCTCCGGTGCCGCCGCGTCGGGAGCGCGGGGGACGCGGGGGACGCGGGCCTGGGGAGCCGGGGGGCCGAGGGCGCGCGGGGGGTGCCGAGGGGCGCGGCGTCAAGTGCGTGCTGGTCGGCGACGGTGCGGTGGGCAAAACGAGCCTGGTGGTGAGCTACACCACCAACGGCTACCCCACCGAGTACATCCCCACTGCCTTCGACAACTTCTCCG cgGTGGTGTCTGTGGATGGGCGGCCCGTGAGACTCCAACTCTGTGACACTGCCGGACAG GATGAATTTGACAAGCTGAGGCCTCTCTGCTATACCAACACGGACATCTTCCTCCTCTGCTTTAGTGTCGTGAGCCCCTCATCCTTCCAGAATGTCAGCGAGAAATGGGTGCCGGAGATTCGATGCCACTGTCCCAAAGCCCCCATCATCCTAGTTGGAACGCAGTCAGATCTCAGAGAAGACGTCAAAATCCTCATTGAGTTGGACAAATGCAAAGAAAAGCCAGTGCCTGAAGAGGCGGCTAAGCTGTGCGCCGAGGAAATCAAAGCCGCCTCCTACATCGAGTGTTCAGCCTTGACTCAAAAAAACCTCAAAGAGGTCTTTGATGCAGCCATCGTTGCTGGCATTCAATACTCGGACACTCAGCAACAGCCAAAGAAGTCTAAAAGCAGGACTCCAGATAAAATGAAAAACCTCTCCAAGTCCTGGTGGAAGAAGTACTGCTGTTTCGTATGA